The Zestosphaera sp. genome contains a region encoding:
- a CDS encoding PIN domain-containing protein gives MSRRSISRKPRVLVDTTFLLPALGVEIEEDALKAIALFRKLEIYYLEVGILEAMWKVLKAIPPEHLDIVKVGLDSIRNTYNMLDIPVEAYVEAYRIYNEGHKDYIDALYYSTARTTDIPWLTIDEEFIEFLKQHNYKIKGIIYTLEDLKSII, from the coding sequence GTGAGCAGAAGAAGTATATCGCGGAAACCGAGGGTACTAGTTGATACGACATTCCTTTTACCAGCTCTGGGCGTAGAGATCGAAGAAGATGCTTTAAAAGCTATAGCTCTGTTTAGAAAGCTAGAAATCTACTACTTAGAAGTCGGAATCCTAGAGGCGATGTGGAAAGTACTCAAAGCTATACCACCAGAACATCTCGACATAGTTAAAGTGGGTCTAGACTCTATAAGAAACACGTACAACATGCTAGACATACCCGTAGAAGCATACGTAGAGGCTTACAGAATCTACAACGAGGGCCATAAAGACTACATAGATGCTCTGTACTACTCTACAGCTAGGACAACCGATATTCCATGGCTAACAATAGACGAAGAGTTTATCGAGTTCCTGAAACAACACAATTACAAGATAAAAGGGATTATATACACATTAGAAGACCTTAAGTCAATTATATGA